Proteins from a genomic interval of Zonotrichia albicollis isolate bZonAlb1 chromosome 18, bZonAlb1.hap1, whole genome shotgun sequence:
- the PLA2G3 gene encoding group 3 secretory phospholipase A2 isoform X1: protein MAGAPDGGGARDEEPGSGAPAASRRSGRGGAGPARRRAGQSAPCSQSGAGLKPGAAVGGVTRSGAGDVGASGCGLCGAVRMRARLARRVCVRAGGGGRGRRALRGVPERRLRRRTRAGRERLGCPRPPPRLLGPPRSAPRPRLPCRLRATPACRARGCAARGPVRAVAPSCRLHRPRAAGTATPPPGLDAARNAVVRRGELGGELERAGYEAAGGGGSTRSSLRLIGASAGLFRGPDRCCREHDQCWAQITALQFNYGIRNYRLHTVSHCDCDTRFRQCLLAINDTVSNIIGVTFFNLLEVPCFVLEESEECIQWHWWGGCERYGVVPLARMVQQNQYHPSLPAEERGSPTVQPPGKGRNFSRTGRKELRAKPGRRQAGRPKTAPQPQGPGTPVSARDKAELTTRHPAVQWGLEPGRATASTVSGQDLLGPEQGAGISARPRCGSLGPSPATAQCGATPVPAVKGRRQQGLGRGCRCTKHLRKCEHQIAPHEVRYQLHNVDSRTLFHCNCMRRLARCLHRARDCSDMDLAVLADRITMDCFVLELPAACSPSRESQHSSCTMMTRAVLVPAQQLKKILRRWGPLRVSSKAKHLHWKTHARGGILCEQCQHLVVEQTPA from the exons ATGGCGGGTGCGCCGGACGGGGGCGGTGCCCGGGATGAGGAGCCGGGGTCGGGAGCCCCGGCTGCGTCCCGCCGCTctggccggggcggggcggggcctgcGCGGCGCCGCGCGGGCCAATCAGCGCCGTGTTCGCAGTCGGGCGCGGGGTTAAAGCCGGGTGCAGCGGTGGGGGGGGTGACGCGGAGCGGTGCTGGGGATGTGGGCGCGAGCGGTTGTGGTCTGTGCGGCGCTGTGCGCATGCGCGCGCGCTTGGCTCGGCGGGTCTGTGTGCGTGCGGGAggcggcgggcgcgggcggCGCGCGTTACGTGGCGTTCCTGAGCGCCGGCTCCGCCGCCGGACCCGCGCTGGTCGAGAGCGTCTGGGCTGCCCCCGGCCGCCTCCGCGCCTGCTGGGCCCGCCGCGATCCGCGCCTCGCCCGCGCCTTCCGTGCCGCCTGCGCGCAACGCCCGCCTGCCGCGCCCGGGGCTGCGCTGCGCGGGGCCCTGTCCGCGCTGTGGCGCCGTCGTGCCGCCTGCACCGACCCCGTGCCGCCGGGACCGCAACGCCGCCGCCGGGGCTGGACGCTGCCAGGAACGCTGTGGTGCGGCGCGGGGAACTCGGCGGGGAACTGGAGCGAGCTGGGTACGAagcggcgggaggcggcgggagcaCCCGGTCCTCCCTCCGGCTCATCGGCGCCTCCGCAGGGCTTTTCCGCGGCCCCGACCGGTGCTGTCGGGAGCATGACCAGTGCTGGGCGCAAATCACGGCGCTGCAGTTCAATTACGGCATCCGCAACTATCGCCTGCACACCGTGTCCCACTGCGATTGCGACACCAG GTTCCGGCAGTGCCTGCTCGCCATCAACGACACCGTTTCCAACATCATCGGCGTCACATTCTTCAACCTTTTGGAGGTGCCGTGCTTTGTGCTGGAAGAGAGCGAGGAGTGCATCCAGTGGCACtggtggggcgg gtgtgagcGTTATGGAGTAGTGCCTCTTGCCAGGATGGTGCAGCAGAATCAGTACCACCCCAGTCTACcagcagaggagaggggcagcccCACTGTGCAGCCCCCGGGcaagggaaggaatttctctAGAACAGGGCGTAAGGAACTGAGGGCAAAGCCTGGGCGCCGCCAGGCAGGGAGACCTAAGACAGCCCcgcagccacagggcccaggtACCCCTGTGTCGGCCAGGGACAAGGCTGAGCTCACAACCAGGCACCCAGCAGTGCAGTGGGGGCTAGAGCCTGGCCGTGCAACAGCATCCACAGTGTCAGGACAGGATTTGCTTGGACCAGAGCAAGGAGCTGGAATCTCAGCACGTCCTCGGTGTGGCAGCCTTGGACCCAGCCCAGCCACAGCGCAGTGTGGAGCCACCCCCGTACCAGCTGTGAAGGGgcgcaggcagcagg GCctgggcaggggatgcaggTGCACCAAGCACCTGCGTAAGTGTGAGCACCAGATTGCACCCCATGAGGTGAGGTACCAGCTGCACAATGTGGACAGCCGGACACTCTTCCACTGCAACTGCATGCGCAG gcTGGCACGGTGCCTCCACAGGGCAAGGGACTGCAGCGACATGGACTtggctgtcctggctgaccGCATCACCATGGACTGCTTTGTGCTagagctgcctgctgcctgcagcccaaGCAGGGAGTCACAGCACAG CAGCTGTACCATGAtgaccagggctgtgcttgTACCGGCACAGCAGCTCAAAAAGATTCTAAGACGCTGGGGCCCTCTGCGTGTGAGCTCCAAGGCCAAGCATCTACACTGGAAGACACATGCCAGGGGAGGTATCCTCtgtgagcagtgccagcatCTGGTTGTAGAGCAGACACCAGCTTAG
- the PLA2G3 gene encoding group 3 secretory phospholipase A2 isoform X2, which produces MAGAPDGGGARDEEPGSGAPAASRRSGRGGAGPARRRAGQSAPCSQSGAGLKPGAAVGGVTRSGAGDVGASGCGLCGAVRMRARLARRVCVRAGGGGRGRRALRGVPERRLRRRTRAGRERLGCPRPPPRLLGPPRSAPRPRLPCRLRATPACRARGCAARGPVRAVAPSCRLHRPRAAGTATPPPGLDAARNAVVRRGELGGELERAGYEAAGGGGSTRSSLRLIGASAGLFRGPDRCCREHDQCWAQITALQFNYGIRNYRLHTVSHCDCDTRFRQCLLAINDTVSNIIGVTFFNLLEVPCFVLEESEECIQWHWWGGCERYGVVPLARMVQQNQYHPSLPAEERGSPTVQPPGKGRNFSRTGRKELRAKPGRRQAGRPKTAPQPQGPGTPVSARDKAELTTRHPAVQWGLEPGRATASTVSGQDLLGPEQGAGISARPRCGSLGPSPATAQCGATPVPAVKGRRQQGLGRGCRCTKHLRKCEHQIAPHEVRYQLHNVDSRTLFHCNCMRRLARCLHRARDCSDMDLAVLADRITMDCFVLELPAACSPSRESQHSCTMMTRAVLVPAQQLKKILRRWGPLRVSSKAKHLHWKTHARGGILCEQCQHLVVEQTPA; this is translated from the exons ATGGCGGGTGCGCCGGACGGGGGCGGTGCCCGGGATGAGGAGCCGGGGTCGGGAGCCCCGGCTGCGTCCCGCCGCTctggccggggcggggcggggcctgcGCGGCGCCGCGCGGGCCAATCAGCGCCGTGTTCGCAGTCGGGCGCGGGGTTAAAGCCGGGTGCAGCGGTGGGGGGGGTGACGCGGAGCGGTGCTGGGGATGTGGGCGCGAGCGGTTGTGGTCTGTGCGGCGCTGTGCGCATGCGCGCGCGCTTGGCTCGGCGGGTCTGTGTGCGTGCGGGAggcggcgggcgcgggcggCGCGCGTTACGTGGCGTTCCTGAGCGCCGGCTCCGCCGCCGGACCCGCGCTGGTCGAGAGCGTCTGGGCTGCCCCCGGCCGCCTCCGCGCCTGCTGGGCCCGCCGCGATCCGCGCCTCGCCCGCGCCTTCCGTGCCGCCTGCGCGCAACGCCCGCCTGCCGCGCCCGGGGCTGCGCTGCGCGGGGCCCTGTCCGCGCTGTGGCGCCGTCGTGCCGCCTGCACCGACCCCGTGCCGCCGGGACCGCAACGCCGCCGCCGGGGCTGGACGCTGCCAGGAACGCTGTGGTGCGGCGCGGGGAACTCGGCGGGGAACTGGAGCGAGCTGGGTACGAagcggcgggaggcggcgggagcaCCCGGTCCTCCCTCCGGCTCATCGGCGCCTCCGCAGGGCTTTTCCGCGGCCCCGACCGGTGCTGTCGGGAGCATGACCAGTGCTGGGCGCAAATCACGGCGCTGCAGTTCAATTACGGCATCCGCAACTATCGCCTGCACACCGTGTCCCACTGCGATTGCGACACCAG GTTCCGGCAGTGCCTGCTCGCCATCAACGACACCGTTTCCAACATCATCGGCGTCACATTCTTCAACCTTTTGGAGGTGCCGTGCTTTGTGCTGGAAGAGAGCGAGGAGTGCATCCAGTGGCACtggtggggcgg gtgtgagcGTTATGGAGTAGTGCCTCTTGCCAGGATGGTGCAGCAGAATCAGTACCACCCCAGTCTACcagcagaggagaggggcagcccCACTGTGCAGCCCCCGGGcaagggaaggaatttctctAGAACAGGGCGTAAGGAACTGAGGGCAAAGCCTGGGCGCCGCCAGGCAGGGAGACCTAAGACAGCCCcgcagccacagggcccaggtACCCCTGTGTCGGCCAGGGACAAGGCTGAGCTCACAACCAGGCACCCAGCAGTGCAGTGGGGGCTAGAGCCTGGCCGTGCAACAGCATCCACAGTGTCAGGACAGGATTTGCTTGGACCAGAGCAAGGAGCTGGAATCTCAGCACGTCCTCGGTGTGGCAGCCTTGGACCCAGCCCAGCCACAGCGCAGTGTGGAGCCACCCCCGTACCAGCTGTGAAGGGgcgcaggcagcagg GCctgggcaggggatgcaggTGCACCAAGCACCTGCGTAAGTGTGAGCACCAGATTGCACCCCATGAGGTGAGGTACCAGCTGCACAATGTGGACAGCCGGACACTCTTCCACTGCAACTGCATGCGCAG gcTGGCACGGTGCCTCCACAGGGCAAGGGACTGCAGCGACATGGACTtggctgtcctggctgaccGCATCACCATGGACTGCTTTGTGCTagagctgcctgctgcctgcagcccaaGCAGGGAGTCACAGCACAG CTGTACCATGAtgaccagggctgtgcttgTACCGGCACAGCAGCTCAAAAAGATTCTAAGACGCTGGGGCCCTCTGCGTGTGAGCTCCAAGGCCAAGCATCTACACTGGAAGACACATGCCAGGGGAGGTATCCTCtgtgagcagtgccagcatCTGGTTGTAGAGCAGACACCAGCTTAG
- the INPP5J gene encoding phosphatidylinositol 4,5-bisphosphate 5-phosphatase A isoform X3 codes for MDPARRGSADRSSASGAGSRPGPPRGPGSAVRLPPDAGVSAAPFLGGGVPGGRRSSRPDGQGFGNGCPRRTGTEERPQAHTPPEGLPLPALLSPGPGGPPSPAAPGRVTFPAPAPPERREMLPKAESSDHIAAWAGPAVPRAPTLPKAVSSEFIAGGWAGLSPRAEPGELPVLARPLGRLGPSDVCDLLPDCPGRTPEDGAFRITVVTWNVGTAMPPNDVTSLLHLNTGETNDVDMIAIGLQEVNSKINKRLKDALFTDQWSELFMDVLSPFHFILVSTVRMQGVILLVFAKYYHLPFLQDIQTDCTRTGLGGYWGNKGGVSVRLSIFGHMVCFLNCHLPAHLEKAEQRKEDFATILHMQQFEGPVANGILDHDLVFWFGDLNFRIESLDICFVKYAIDSNVLSQLWEKDQLNIAKSTWPVLRGFQEGPLNFPPTFKFDVGTNKYDSSAKKRKPAWTDRILWKIKPPSKGLGTGGHRPSQGVLSVSQLCYCSHMEYTVSDHKPVAAIFAVQFASKVDKPLVEIYVADEWSKPEQAVVRYKMAVGFHRSSWDWIGLYRVGFRHPKDYVSYVWARSDDGERCLEKQLCAQVMFSEEALPKGNGEYILGYYSNTSSSIAGVTEPFQYRTSLGRDELSSPCTLPACVLAGSLKIPLLQPQQTLLLQPLHTVQVLQSLHHHHGTLLDSPQHGCVSPRLSQLEQHSLPIGAPCLPLPGALRTHPCLLLS; via the exons ATGGACCCGGCTCGGCGCGGCAGCGCCGACCGGAGCTCGGCCTCCGGCGCGGGGTCTCGGCCCGGCCCCCCGCGCGGCCCCGGGAGCGCGGTTCGGCTCCCGCCCGACGCTGGGGTTTCGGCGGCGCCTTTCCTCGGCGGCGGCGTCCCGGGCGGCCGTAGGAGCTCCCGACCGGACGGGCAGGGCTTCGGGAATGGCTGCCCGCGGCGCACAGGAACCGAGGAGCGGCCTCAGGCCCATACCCCGCCTGAGGGTCTCCCGCTGCCGGCCTTGCTGTCCCCCGGCCCGGGCGGCCCCCCGTCCCCGGCAGCCCCCGGCCGGGTCACCTTCCCCGCGCCAGCCCCGCCGGAGCGGCGGGAGATGCTGCCCAAAGCGGAGTCCAGCGACCACATCGCGGCCTGGGCGGGCCCCGCCGTGCCCCGCGCCCCCACGCTGCCCAAGGCCGTCTCCAGTGAGTTCATTGCCGGCGGGTGGGCGGGCCTGAGCCCCCGAGCGGAGCCGGGAGAGCTGCCCGTCCTCGCCCGGCCCCTCGGTCGTCTCGGCCCCAGCGACGTCTGCGATCTGCTGCCGGACTGCCCGGGACGAACCCCGGAGGACGGCGCGTTCCG CATCACAGTGGTCACCTGGAACGTAGGTACAGCCATGCCCCCAAATGATGTGACATCCCTGCTGCACCTCAACACGGGCGAGACAAACGATGTGGACATGATCGCCATTGG GCTGCAGGAGGTAAACTCAAAGATAAACAAACGCTTGAAGGATGCCCTCTTCACAGATCAGTGGAGTGAACTCTTCATGGATGTACTAAGCCCCTTCCACTTCATCCTG GTCAGCACAGTGAGGATGCAAGGTGTGATCCTGCTGGTGTTTGCCAAGTACTACCACCTGCCCTTCCTTCAGGACATCCAGACAGACTgcaccaggacagggctggggggatACTGG GGCAACAAGGGTGGGGTGAGTGTTCGTCTCTCCATCTTCGGCCACATGGTCTGCTTCCTGAACTGCCACCTGCCAGCACACCTGGAAAAGGCGGAGCAGCGCAAGGAGGACTTTGCCACCATACTGCACATGCAGCAGTTtgaggggcctgtggccaacgGCATCCTGGACCATGA CCTCGTGTTCTGGTTTGGGGACCTCAATTTCCGCATTGAGAGCCTGGACATCTGTTTTGTGAAGTATGCCATTGACAGCAATGTCCTGAGCCAGCTCTGGGAGAAGGATCAG CTGAACATTGCCAAAAGCACGTGGCCTGTTCTCAGAGGCTTCCAGGAGGGACCCCTGAACTTCCCACCCACTTTCAAGTTTGATGTGGGCACCAACAAGTATGACAGCAG TGCCAAGAAGCGAAAACCTGCCTGGACTGACCGCATCCTGTGGAAGATAAAACCTCCCAGCAAGGGGTTGGGCACAGGTGGGCACCGGCCCAGCCAGGGTGTGCTGTCAGTGAGCCAGCTGTGCTACTGCAGTCACATGGAATACACCGTCAGCGACCACAAGCCAGTAGCTGCCATctttgctgtgcag TTTGCTTCCAAGGTGGACAAGCCCCTGGTTGAGATTTATGTGGCTGATGAGTGGAGCAAGCCTGAGCAAGCAGTTGTCAGGTACAAGATGGCTGTTGGCTTCCACCGGAGCTCCTGGGACTGGATAGGACTCTACCGG GTGGGGTTTCGGCACCCTAAAGACTATGTGTCCTATGTCTGGGCCAGGAGTGATGATGGGGAGcgctgcctggagaagcagcTGTGTGCACAG GTGATGTTCTCTGAGGAAGCACTGCCCAAGGGGAATGGAGAGTACATCCTTGGATACTACAGCAACACCTCCAGTAGCATCGCTGGTGTGACTGAGCCCTTCCAG TACCGGACATCACTGGGAAGAGACGAACTCTCATCTCCTTGCACCCTCCCTGCCTGTGTATTAGCAGGATCCCTGAAAattcctctgctccagcctcagcaaaccctgctcctgcagccactcCACACAGTACAGGTGCTCCAGTCGCTCCACCACCATCACGGCACTTTGCTGGACTCACCCCAGCATGGCTGTGTCTCGCCCAGGTTATCCCaactggagcagcacagcctcccCATCggtgctccctgcctgcctttgcCTGGTGCCTTGAGGACACATCCCTGCCTTCTGCTCAGCTAG
- the PLA2G3 gene encoding group 3 secretory phospholipase A2 isoform X3, translating into MWARAVVVCAALCACARAWLGGSVCVREAAGAGGARYVAFLSAGSAAGPALVESVWAAPGRLRACWARRDPRLARAFRAACAQRPPAAPGAALRGALSALWRRRAACTDPVPPGPQRRRRGWTLPGTLWCGAGNSAGNWSELGLFRGPDRCCREHDQCWAQITALQFNYGIRNYRLHTVSHCDCDTRFRQCLLAINDTVSNIIGVTFFNLLEVPCFVLEESEECIQWHWWGGCERYGVVPLARMVQQNQYHPSLPAEERGSPTVQPPGKGRNFSRTGRKELRAKPGRRQAGRPKTAPQPQGPGTPVSARDKAELTTRHPAVQWGLEPGRATASTVSGQDLLGPEQGAGISARPRCGSLGPSPATAQCGATPVPAVKGRRQQGLGRGCRCTKHLRKCEHQIAPHEVRYQLHNVDSRTLFHCNCMRRLARCLHRARDCSDMDLAVLADRITMDCFVLELPAACSPSRESQHSSCTMMTRAVLVPAQQLKKILRRWGPLRVSSKAKHLHWKTHARGGILCEQCQHLVVEQTPA; encoded by the exons ATGTGGGCGCGAGCGGTTGTGGTCTGTGCGGCGCTGTGCGCATGCGCGCGCGCTTGGCTCGGCGGGTCTGTGTGCGTGCGGGAggcggcgggcgcgggcggCGCGCGTTACGTGGCGTTCCTGAGCGCCGGCTCCGCCGCCGGACCCGCGCTGGTCGAGAGCGTCTGGGCTGCCCCCGGCCGCCTCCGCGCCTGCTGGGCCCGCCGCGATCCGCGCCTCGCCCGCGCCTTCCGTGCCGCCTGCGCGCAACGCCCGCCTGCCGCGCCCGGGGCTGCGCTGCGCGGGGCCCTGTCCGCGCTGTGGCGCCGTCGTGCCGCCTGCACCGACCCCGTGCCGCCGGGACCGCAACGCCGCCGCCGGGGCTGGACGCTGCCAGGAACGCTGTGGTGCGGCGCGGGGAACTCGGCGGGGAACTGGAGCGAGCTGG GGCTTTTCCGCGGCCCCGACCGGTGCTGTCGGGAGCATGACCAGTGCTGGGCGCAAATCACGGCGCTGCAGTTCAATTACGGCATCCGCAACTATCGCCTGCACACCGTGTCCCACTGCGATTGCGACACCAG GTTCCGGCAGTGCCTGCTCGCCATCAACGACACCGTTTCCAACATCATCGGCGTCACATTCTTCAACCTTTTGGAGGTGCCGTGCTTTGTGCTGGAAGAGAGCGAGGAGTGCATCCAGTGGCACtggtggggcgg gtgtgagcGTTATGGAGTAGTGCCTCTTGCCAGGATGGTGCAGCAGAATCAGTACCACCCCAGTCTACcagcagaggagaggggcagcccCACTGTGCAGCCCCCGGGcaagggaaggaatttctctAGAACAGGGCGTAAGGAACTGAGGGCAAAGCCTGGGCGCCGCCAGGCAGGGAGACCTAAGACAGCCCcgcagccacagggcccaggtACCCCTGTGTCGGCCAGGGACAAGGCTGAGCTCACAACCAGGCACCCAGCAGTGCAGTGGGGGCTAGAGCCTGGCCGTGCAACAGCATCCACAGTGTCAGGACAGGATTTGCTTGGACCAGAGCAAGGAGCTGGAATCTCAGCACGTCCTCGGTGTGGCAGCCTTGGACCCAGCCCAGCCACAGCGCAGTGTGGAGCCACCCCCGTACCAGCTGTGAAGGGgcgcaggcagcagg GCctgggcaggggatgcaggTGCACCAAGCACCTGCGTAAGTGTGAGCACCAGATTGCACCCCATGAGGTGAGGTACCAGCTGCACAATGTGGACAGCCGGACACTCTTCCACTGCAACTGCATGCGCAG gcTGGCACGGTGCCTCCACAGGGCAAGGGACTGCAGCGACATGGACTtggctgtcctggctgaccGCATCACCATGGACTGCTTTGTGCTagagctgcctgctgcctgcagcccaaGCAGGGAGTCACAGCACAG CAGCTGTACCATGAtgaccagggctgtgcttgTACCGGCACAGCAGCTCAAAAAGATTCTAAGACGCTGGGGCCCTCTGCGTGTGAGCTCCAAGGCCAAGCATCTACACTGGAAGACACATGCCAGGGGAGGTATCCTCtgtgagcagtgccagcatCTGGTTGTAGAGCAGACACCAGCTTAG